In one window of Sardina pilchardus chromosome 23, fSarPil1.1, whole genome shotgun sequence DNA:
- the rpl31 gene encoding 60S ribosomal protein L31 has translation MAPTKKGEKKKGRSAINEVVTREYTINVHKRIHGISFKRRAPRAIKEIRKFAMKEMGTPDVRIDTRLNKAVWAKGVRNVPYRMRVRLSRKRNEDEDSPNKLYTLVTYVPVTTYKGLQTVNVDEN, from the exons ATGGCTCCTACCAAGAAGGGTGAGAAGAAGAAGGGACGGTCAGCCATCAATGAGGTGGTGACCCGGGAATACACCATCAACGTCCACAAGCGCATCCATGGCAT CTCATTCAAGAGGAGGGCTCCTCGCGCCATCAAAGAGATCCGCAAGTTCGCTATGAAAGAGATGGGAACACCTGATGTCCGTATTGACACCCGTCTCAACAAGGCTGTCTGGGCCAAAGGTGTGAG GAACGTCCCTTACCGCATGCGCGTCCGCCTGTCTAGGAAGCGTAACGAGGACGAAGACTCTCCCAACAAACTGTACACATTGGTCACGTACGTTCCTGTTACCACGTACAAAG GTCTGCAGACAGTCAACGTCGACGAGAACTAA
- the chst10 gene encoding carbohydrate sulfotransferase 10 isoform X1 has protein sequence MGISYLGEVRLAHKLRCGVDGCRSARWEMMRRHWLLVGACGWVLLLLMVASRFINFNLRVPDDYGGKVGPRTWTELSFKTLKPQKAIQQPNNLSAVGPLPTIPSDWRSVEERRLDVLASVCRNSSLRNLTHTPVNKFVLDRIFVCDKHKILFCQTPKVGNTQWKKVLIVLNGKYSKVEDIPEDVVHDHEKNGLPRLSSMKEAEIKERLDTYFKFFIVRDPFERIISAFKDKFVKNPRFEPWYKHDIAPAIIRKYRRFHRDPDGDDDDSSRHEAPGLRFEDFVRYLGDVSGQRRLNRQFGPHVIHWVTYVELCAPCDISYSVVGHHETLDRDAPYILRAAGIEHLVSYPTIPPGITLYNRTKVERYFSGIGKRDARRLYERFQGDFDLFGYPRPDFLLD, from the exons ATGGGCATCAGTTATCTTGGAGAGGTGCGGTTAGCACATAAACTACG GTGTGGCGTGGATGGCTGTCGGTCGGCACGTTGGGAGATGATGCGTCGCCATTGGCTGCTGGTGGGTGCGTGTGGCTGGGTGCTCCTACTGCTCATGGTCGCTAGTCGCTTCATCAACTTCAACCTGCGCGTGCCTGACG ACTATGGGGGGAAGGTGGGACCAAGGACGTGGACCGAGCTGTCTTTCAAAACACTCAAACCTCAGAAAGCAATACAGCAACCTAACAATTTG TCCGCCGTGGGGCCGTTACCCACAATCCCGTCTGATTGGCGGTCGGTGGAAGAGAGGCGTCTGGACGTGCTGGCCAGTGTGTGCCGGAACTCTTCCCTTCggaatctcacacacacgcccgtcAACAAGTTTGTGCTGGACCGCATCTTTGTGTGTGACAAGCACAAGATTCTCTTCTGCCAGACCCCCAAGGTGGGCAACACACAGTGGAAAAAGGTCCTCATTGTGCTCAACG GAAAGTATTCTAAGGTCGAGGACATCCCTGAAGACGTGGTCCATGACCATGAGAAGAACGGCCTTCCCCGCCTCTCCTCCATGAAGGAAGCTGAGATTAAAGAAAG ATTGGACACGTACTTCAAGTTCTTCATTGTTCGAGACCCTTTTGAGCGAATCATCTCTGCTTTTAAGGACAAGTTTGTGAAGAACCCTCGCTTTGAGCCCTGGTACAAGCACGACATCGCCCCCGCCATAATTCGCAAATACCGACGGTTCCATCGAGACCCCGACGGCGACGACGACGACTCCTCCAGGCACGAAGCGCCCGGCTTGCGCTTCGAAGATTTCGTGCGGTACCTGGGCGACGTGTCGGGCCAGCGGCGGCTCAACCGGCAGTTCGGGCCGCACGTGATCCACTGGGTGACCTACGTGGAGCTGTGCGCGCCGTGCGACATCTCCTACAGCGTGGTGGGCCACCACGAGACGCTGGACCGCGACGCTCCTTACATCCTGCGCGCCGCCGGCATCGAGCACCTGGTGTCCTACCCCACCATCCCGCCCGGCATCACGCTCTACAACCGCACCAAGGTGGAGCGCTACTTCTCCGGCATCGGCAAGCGCGACGCGCGACGCCTCTACGAGCGCTTCCAGGGCGACTTCGACCTCTTCGGCTACCCGCGGCCCGACTTCCTGTTGGACTGA
- the chst10 gene encoding carbohydrate sulfotransferase 10 isoform X2 — MMRRHWLLVGACGWVLLLLMVASRFINFNLRVPDDYGGKVGPRTWTELSFKTLKPQKAIQQPNNLSAVGPLPTIPSDWRSVEERRLDVLASVCRNSSLRNLTHTPVNKFVLDRIFVCDKHKILFCQTPKVGNTQWKKVLIVLNGKYSKVEDIPEDVVHDHEKNGLPRLSSMKEAEIKERLDTYFKFFIVRDPFERIISAFKDKFVKNPRFEPWYKHDIAPAIIRKYRRFHRDPDGDDDDSSRHEAPGLRFEDFVRYLGDVSGQRRLNRQFGPHVIHWVTYVELCAPCDISYSVVGHHETLDRDAPYILRAAGIEHLVSYPTIPPGITLYNRTKVERYFSGIGKRDARRLYERFQGDFDLFGYPRPDFLLD; from the exons ATGATGCGTCGCCATTGGCTGCTGGTGGGTGCGTGTGGCTGGGTGCTCCTACTGCTCATGGTCGCTAGTCGCTTCATCAACTTCAACCTGCGCGTGCCTGACG ACTATGGGGGGAAGGTGGGACCAAGGACGTGGACCGAGCTGTCTTTCAAAACACTCAAACCTCAGAAAGCAATACAGCAACCTAACAATTTG TCCGCCGTGGGGCCGTTACCCACAATCCCGTCTGATTGGCGGTCGGTGGAAGAGAGGCGTCTGGACGTGCTGGCCAGTGTGTGCCGGAACTCTTCCCTTCggaatctcacacacacgcccgtcAACAAGTTTGTGCTGGACCGCATCTTTGTGTGTGACAAGCACAAGATTCTCTTCTGCCAGACCCCCAAGGTGGGCAACACACAGTGGAAAAAGGTCCTCATTGTGCTCAACG GAAAGTATTCTAAGGTCGAGGACATCCCTGAAGACGTGGTCCATGACCATGAGAAGAACGGCCTTCCCCGCCTCTCCTCCATGAAGGAAGCTGAGATTAAAGAAAG ATTGGACACGTACTTCAAGTTCTTCATTGTTCGAGACCCTTTTGAGCGAATCATCTCTGCTTTTAAGGACAAGTTTGTGAAGAACCCTCGCTTTGAGCCCTGGTACAAGCACGACATCGCCCCCGCCATAATTCGCAAATACCGACGGTTCCATCGAGACCCCGACGGCGACGACGACGACTCCTCCAGGCACGAAGCGCCCGGCTTGCGCTTCGAAGATTTCGTGCGGTACCTGGGCGACGTGTCGGGCCAGCGGCGGCTCAACCGGCAGTTCGGGCCGCACGTGATCCACTGGGTGACCTACGTGGAGCTGTGCGCGCCGTGCGACATCTCCTACAGCGTGGTGGGCCACCACGAGACGCTGGACCGCGACGCTCCTTACATCCTGCGCGCCGCCGGCATCGAGCACCTGGTGTCCTACCCCACCATCCCGCCCGGCATCACGCTCTACAACCGCACCAAGGTGGAGCGCTACTTCTCCGGCATCGGCAAGCGCGACGCGCGACGCCTCTACGAGCGCTTCCAGGGCGACTTCGACCTCTTCGGCTACCCGCGGCCCGACTTCCTGTTGGACTGA
- the lipt1 gene encoding lipoyltransferase 1, mitochondrial, which translates to MITRTFRHMCLRTGGQPWWFTLRFHNTVPAAFEDGSKAGFIIKSVSTNIFENLALEDWIHDNIDLQKRSILFLWRNTPTVVIGRHQNPWQECNLKMMRNIGIPLARRRSGGGTVFHDLGNINMTFFTSKKNYDRHRNLSVVTNALKKLRPELDVQSTERFDILLNGQYKISGTAAKLGRNSAYHHCTLLCSADRSVLSPVLQSSSQGIKSNATPSVPSPVKNLFDEDPTLDSDTIMTALACQYNDEFGYDSAVYSVHPGDEECWPGIQNMAQELQTWEWVYGKTPKFSVCTSFDIHESPGATVTLNMDIKNGIIDDCVIGMTTEWLPKNVLEEFSSFVKGCRFCPNEMSALVAAFLRTTPMGSESSSKMYSLCENVVTNM; encoded by the coding sequence ATGATTACGCGTACTTTTAGGCACATGTGTTTGAGGACTGGAGGCCAGCCTTGGTGGTTCACGTTACGGTTTCACAACACAGTGCCCGCCGCTTTTGAAGATGGCAGTAAAGCAGGCTTCATCATCAAATCAGTGTcaacaaatatttttgaaaatttGGCTTTGGAGGATTGGATTCACGATAACATAGATCTTCAAAAGCGAAGCATACTCTTTCTCTGGAGGAACACACCCACAGTTGTCATCGGCAGACACCAAAACCCATGGCAGGAATGCAATCTCAAAATGATGAGAAATATTGGGATACCACTTGCACGGAGACGCAGtgggggtggcacggttttccACGATTTGGGTAACATTAACATGACGTTCTTTACATCTAAGAAAAACTACGACAGACACAGAAATCTCTCTGTAGTGACCAACGCCTTAAAAAAGCTGCGACCAGAGCTAGATGTGCAGTcaactgagagatttgatatcTTGCTCAATGGACAGTACAAAATATCGGGAACTGCTGCTAAACTGGGTCGCAATTCTGCCTATCACCACTGCACGTTGCTGTGTTCTGCAGATCGGTCAGTGCTGTCACCAGTACTTCAAAGTTCTTCTCAGGGAATCAAAAGCAATGCAACTCCAAGTGTTCCATCTCCTGTGAAAAACCTTTTTGACGAAGACCCTACTTTGGACTCGGACACTATTATGACAGCTCTGGCGTGTCAATACAACGATGAATTTGGATACGATAGTGCTGTTTATTCTGTTCATCCAGGTGACGAGGAGTGTTGGCcaggcattcagaacatggCCCAAGAACTTCAGACTTGGGAGTGGGTTTACGGAAAAACTCCTAAGTTTAGTGTTTGCACTAGTTTCGATATCCATGAGTCACCGGGAGCCACGGTCACGTTAAATATGGACATAAAGAATGGAATCATAGACGACTGTGTAATAGGCATGACCACAGAGTGGTTACCGAAAAATGTATTGGAAGAGTTTAGCTCATTTGTAAAGGGGTGCAGGTTCTGCCCGAATGAAATGTCTGCCCTGGTCGCAGCGTTCTTGAGAACAACACCCATGGGTTCGGAGTCTTCTTCCAAAATGTATAGCCTGTGTGAGAATGTCGTTACAAACATGTGA